In Panicum virgatum strain AP13 chromosome 4N, P.virgatum_v5, whole genome shotgun sequence, a single window of DNA contains:
- the LOC120669215 gene encoding protein DMP10-like has product MPSNATVSPEGPGENPQGTSNNARAANATSDPTPPTDSQGTGGKVNSKPPTKTDDPASSNLTSGVDIPPGRDDRDNKGNLAAEKVLSVSANLAKLLPSGAVLVFQTLSANFTNQGSCTTANKWLSALLVGFLTAACIFLTFTDSIVHANKIYYGVALPRRLKIFALSREEERRLLKDLKKDLVERRLKTLDWVHAFFTAIVFLSIAMGDVGLQKCFFPDLNSDENKNLKELLRNAPLGLALLSSFVFMIFPTTRHGVGFDNGSRQPADDKQQRKDDDRKAADKSSQPVDIEKGQAPDSSTKA; this is encoded by the coding sequence ATGCCAAGCAACGCCACCGTAAGCCCTGAAGGTCCAGGAGAAAATCCGCAGGGGACAAGCAACAATGCGAGAGCCGCCAATGCGACCTCAGACCCTACCCCACCAACTGACAGCCAGGGAACCGGCGGCAAGGTGAACTCGAAGCCGCCAACCAAAACAGACGACCCAGCCAGCAGTAACCTTACATCTGGAGTCGACATACCACCCGGCCGCGATGACAGAGACAACAAGGGGAACCTGGCCGCCGAGAAGGTGCTGTCGGTGTCGGCGAACCTGGCGAAGCTGCTGCCGTCGGGCGCCGTGCTGGTGTTCCAGACGCTGTCGGCGAACTTCACCAACCAGGGCTCCTGCACCACCGCCAACAAGTGGCTCAGCGCGCTGCTCGTCGGCTTCCTCACCGCCGCCTGCATCTTCCTCACCTTCACCGACAGCATCGTCCACGCCAACAAGATCTACTACGGCGTAGCCCTCCCGAGGCGGCTCAAGATCTTCGCCCTGTcccgggaggaggagcggcggctgcTCAAGGACCTCAAGAAGGACCTCGTGGAGCGCCGCCTCAAGACGCTGGACTGGGTCCACGCCTTCTTCACGGCCATCGTGTTCCTCTCCATCGCCATGGGCGATGTCGGGCTCCAGAAGTGCTTCTTCCCCGACCTGAACAGCGACGAGAACAAGAACCTCAAGGAGCTGCTGAGGAACGCGCCGCTGGGGCTGGCCCTACTGTCCAGCTTCGTGTTCATGATCTTCCCCACCACAAGGCACGGCGTCGGCTTCGACAACGGTAGCCGCCAACCTGCAGACGACAAGCAACAGAGAAAGGATGATGATCGGAAGGCCGCTGATAAGTCGTCTCAACCCGTCGACATAGAGAAAGGACAAGCACCTGATTCCAGCACCAAGGCTTGA